In a genomic window of Sphingomonas koreensis:
- a CDS encoding TonB-dependent receptor family protein: MKTYTAAALLAATCLAVPAWAAEDSQAREPEIIVTGKANPDDPPVVAEARERLSRTPGAVAVVAAETFEDRLAIGMPDVLRDVPGVLANKRYGEESRLSIRGSGIGQGFHQRGVLIAENGVSFADADGFSDFQKADVLTARLVEVYKGGNALRFGGAQLGGAVNLVTTNGRTTPSTLLLRAEGGSYDSWRGQAAAGGVIGKFDLYGSINGYKADGYRERSDSEQLRGTINLGYRLGEDSEVRLIATAATIEQGVPGTLTLAQTRANPRQASAAALAGRWSRDQDVRRITLQTRLRLSEGLVFEGGVYATGTDLRHPIPIVIEQDIHTEGAFGRFDLSGEIGGHRADLFFGASFRTGAVDQQIYVNNAGANGMRIGDALQKASGLDLFAEGRFFVTDELALVAGASWGHASRDFTNRLANRGDETDFEWLAPRFGALWERGGTQVYFNITKSVEPPTFGALAQSGYSGFAFVPVEPQRAWTVEIGTRGRSGAFSWDVAAYRAAVRGEMLNFNVTPNIPAATFNAERTRHTGMEASVDWRIVDAGGTLLRLRQTWAWSDFTFVKDATYGDNRLPVVPEHQLRTSLRYEHPVGAWIEPMLDWRPKDVWVDYRNTLKAPGYVLVHLSAGIDLPGGVTLFADARNLTDKIHVPEFGAVVNADGADQAVFYPGEGRSLFGGVRVRF; encoded by the coding sequence ATGAAAACCTACACTGCGGCGGCGCTGCTCGCCGCCACTTGTCTTGCCGTTCCCGCATGGGCGGCCGAGGACTCACAGGCGCGCGAGCCCGAGATCATCGTGACCGGCAAGGCCAATCCCGACGACCCGCCGGTGGTTGCCGAAGCGCGTGAGCGCCTTTCGCGCACCCCCGGCGCGGTCGCGGTGGTCGCGGCCGAGACGTTCGAGGACCGGCTCGCGATCGGCATGCCCGATGTGCTGCGCGACGTGCCGGGCGTACTCGCCAACAAACGCTATGGCGAGGAATCGCGCCTGTCGATCCGCGGATCGGGGATCGGGCAGGGCTTTCACCAGCGCGGCGTGCTGATCGCCGAGAATGGCGTGTCCTTCGCCGATGCCGACGGCTTTTCGGACTTCCAGAAGGCCGACGTGCTCACCGCGCGGCTGGTCGAGGTGTACAAGGGCGGCAATGCGCTGCGCTTCGGCGGGGCGCAACTCGGCGGGGCGGTGAACCTCGTCACCACCAATGGCCGCACCACGCCGTCCACGCTGCTGCTGCGCGCCGAGGGCGGAAGCTATGACAGCTGGCGCGGCCAGGCCGCGGCCGGCGGGGTGATCGGCAAGTTCGACCTCTATGGTTCGATCAATGGCTACAAGGCCGATGGCTATCGCGAGCGTTCTGACAGCGAGCAGCTGCGCGGCACGATCAACCTCGGCTACCGGCTGGGCGAGGACAGCGAGGTTCGCCTGATCGCCACCGCGGCGACGATCGAGCAAGGCGTGCCCGGCACGCTGACGCTGGCGCAGACGCGCGCCAATCCGCGTCAGGCGAGTGCGGCGGCGCTGGCCGGCCGCTGGTCGCGCGATCAGGATGTGCGCCGCATAACGCTGCAGACCCGGCTGCGTCTGTCCGAAGGGCTGGTGTTCGAGGGCGGGGTCTATGCCACCGGCACCGATTTGCGCCACCCGATCCCGATCGTGATCGAGCAGGATATCCATACCGAGGGCGCGTTCGGCCGCTTCGACCTGTCGGGCGAGATCGGCGGGCATCGCGCCGATCTGTTCTTCGGGGCGAGCTTCCGCACCGGGGCGGTCGATCAGCAGATCTACGTCAATAATGCCGGTGCCAACGGGATGAGGATCGGCGACGCGCTGCAGAAGGCGAGCGGGCTGGACCTGTTCGCCGAAGGGCGGTTCTTCGTGACCGACGAGCTGGCGCTGGTGGCGGGTGCGAGCTGGGGCCATGCCAGCCGCGACTTCACCAACCGGCTGGCCAATCGCGGGGACGAGACCGACTTCGAATGGCTCGCCCCGCGCTTCGGTGCGCTGTGGGAACGCGGCGGGACCCAGGTCTATTTCAACATCACCAAATCGGTCGAGCCGCCGACCTTCGGCGCATTGGCGCAATCGGGTTATTCGGGCTTCGCCTTCGTGCCCGTCGAGCCGCAGCGCGCCTGGACGGTCGAGATCGGCACGCGCGGGCGCAGCGGTGCGTTCTCATGGGATGTCGCCGCCTATCGCGCCGCGGTGCGGGGCGAGATGCTCAACTTCAACGTTACGCCGAACATCCCGGCGGCGACCTTCAATGCGGAGCGAACCCGGCATACGGGCATGGAGGCGAGCGTCGACTGGCGGATCGTCGATGCGGGCGGAACGTTGCTGCGGTTGCGCCAGACCTGGGCCTGGTCGGACTTCACCTTCGTGAAGGACGCGACCTATGGCGATAACCGCCTGCCGGTGGTGCCCGAGCATCAGTTGCGCACCTCGCTGCGCTACGAGCATCCCGTGGGCGCATGGATCGAGCCGATGCTCGACTGGCGGCCCAAGGACGTGTGGGTGGACTATCGCAACACGCTGAAGGCGCCCGGCTACGTGTTGGTGCACCTCTCCGCCGGGATCGATCTGCCGGGCGGTGTGACGCTGTTCGCCGACGCGCGCAACCTCACCGACAAGATCCATGTCCCCGAGTTCGGGGCGGTGGTGAACGCCGATGGCGCCGATCAGGCGGTGTTCTATCCCGGCGAAGGACGCTCGCTGTTCGGCGGCGTGCGGGTGCGCTTCTGA
- a CDS encoding copper uptake system-associated protein codes for MRGAILALALLLPAAACSPSQDREAAAITAVMRGLFDKPGLPLDAGPVAVSGAHAVADWTQGAMGGRALLERRGGKWVIRLCSGDSLRDATVLRAARVPEADAAAIAAGLAEAERSVPAERLTRMASFKGTVEM; via the coding sequence ATGCGCGGGGCGATCCTTGCGCTCGCCCTGCTCCTTCCTGCGGCGGCGTGTTCGCCGTCGCAGGATCGGGAGGCCGCGGCGATCACCGCAGTGATGCGGGGCCTGTTCGACAAGCCCGGATTGCCGCTCGATGCCGGGCCGGTCGCGGTGAGCGGCGCGCATGCCGTGGCCGACTGGACTCAGGGGGCGATGGGTGGACGTGCACTGTTGGAGCGGCGTGGCGGAAAATGGGTGATCCGTTTGTGCAGCGGCGATTCACTGCGCGATGCGACGGTGCTGCGGGCGGCGCGCGTTCCGGAGGCCGATGCCGCGGCGATCGCCGCCGGGCTGGCGGAGGCCGAGCGATCGGTTCCCGCCGAGCGGCTGACGCGCATGGCCAGCTTCAAGGGCACGGTCGAGATGTGA
- the hslU gene encoding ATP-dependent protease ATPase subunit HslU, producing the protein MNDNLTPKTIVAALDAHIIGQKEAKRAVAVAMRNRWRRQQLKADLRDEVTPKNILMIGPTGCGKTEISRRLAKLADAPFVKVEATKFTEVGYVGRDVEQIARDLVEEAIRLERERRRTAVKDKAEAAAMTRLLDALTGKDSSQATREAFRERLNAGHLDNTEIEIEVEATGGMPFEIPGAGPQMINLGEMMKGFGGPQLKRRKMNVHAAWAKLVEEEADKRLDQDDVARVALADAEANGIVFLDEIDKIAVSDVRGGSVSREGVQRDLLPLIEGTTVSTKYGPMKTDHILFIASGAFHVAKPSDLLPELQGRLPIRVELKGLTEDDFVSILSDTKASLPEQYKALIGTEGVTIAFTDDGIRAIARIAAEVNAEVENIGARRLQTVMEKLLEEVSFDAEDRNGASLTVDAAYVDGQLASIARNTDLSRYVL; encoded by the coding sequence ATGAACGACAACCTGACCCCCAAGACCATCGTCGCTGCGCTCGACGCGCACATTATCGGCCAGAAGGAAGCCAAGCGCGCAGTCGCCGTTGCGATGCGCAACCGCTGGCGCCGCCAGCAGCTCAAGGCCGATCTGCGCGACGAGGTCACCCCCAAGAACATCCTCATGATCGGGCCGACCGGCTGCGGCAAGACCGAGATCAGCCGCCGCCTCGCCAAGCTGGCCGACGCGCCGTTCGTCAAGGTCGAGGCGACCAAGTTCACCGAAGTCGGCTATGTCGGCCGTGACGTCGAGCAGATCGCCCGCGACCTGGTCGAGGAAGCAATCCGGCTGGAGCGCGAACGCCGCCGGACCGCCGTCAAGGACAAGGCCGAAGCCGCGGCGATGACCCGCCTGCTCGACGCGCTGACCGGCAAGGACAGCAGCCAGGCGACGCGCGAGGCGTTCCGCGAGCGGCTCAATGCCGGCCATCTCGACAACACCGAGATCGAGATCGAGGTCGAGGCGACCGGCGGGATGCCGTTCGAGATCCCCGGCGCCGGCCCGCAGATGATCAACCTGGGCGAGATGATGAAGGGCTTTGGCGGCCCGCAATTGAAGCGCCGCAAGATGAACGTCCATGCCGCCTGGGCCAAGCTGGTCGAGGAGGAAGCCGACAAAAGGCTGGACCAGGACGATGTCGCGCGCGTGGCGCTGGCGGATGCCGAGGCCAATGGCATCGTCTTCCTCGACGAGATCGACAAGATCGCGGTGAGCGACGTGCGCGGCGGTTCGGTCAGCCGCGAGGGCGTGCAGCGCGACCTGCTGCCGCTGATCGAGGGTACGACGGTCTCGACCAAATACGGGCCGATGAAGACCGACCATATCCTGTTCATCGCATCGGGCGCGTTCCATGTCGCCAAGCCGAGCGACCTGCTGCCCGAGCTTCAGGGCCGTCTGCCGATCCGCGTCGAGCTGAAGGGCCTGACCGAGGATGATTTCGTGTCGATCCTTTCGGACACCAAGGCATCGCTGCCCGAACAGTATAAGGCGCTGATCGGGACCGAGGGGGTAACGATCGCCTTCACCGACGACGGCATCCGCGCGATCGCGCGCATCGCCGCCGAGGTGAATGCCGAGGTCGAGAATATCGGCGCGCGCCGGCTCCAGACCGTGATGGAGAAGCTGCTCGAGGAAGTCAGCTTCGACGCCGAAGACCGCAACGGCGCCTCGCTCACCGTCGACGCCGCCTATGTCGACGGCCAGCTCGCCAGTATCGCGCGGAACACGGACCTCAGCCGCTACGTGCTCTGA
- a CDS encoding aldo/keto reductase, with product MLYSRLGDSGLIVSRLSLGTMTFTRGGGLKAIAKTDLKDAAALVDHALAAGINFIDTADVYSDFESEEMLGKIVAGRRDELVIATKAGWRTGQPLNRSGLSAAHLHWSIDHSLKRLGTDHVDVYIAHRDDRNTPLEETLQALDAIVRAGKARYLGVSNWPAWKVAAAIELQRANGWAPFTHAQMLYSLMHRDIEQEFLPMARRYGLGITPWSPLGGGFLTGKYTRDNAGGADDRLASHDDIPLDREMGYKLIDTMRGIADGHGVSIAQIALAWLLSKDQVSSILLGATKLHQLDDNLAAVNVKLSDDEIAAMEEISAQRRAYPGFFIDRIDQPIAHALGARPGAPYSPAKA from the coding sequence ATGCTCTATTCCCGCCTCGGCGACAGCGGCCTGATCGTGTCGCGCCTGTCGCTCGGCACGATGACCTTCACTCGCGGCGGCGGCCTCAAGGCCATCGCCAAGACCGACCTCAAGGACGCTGCCGCGCTGGTCGACCACGCGCTCGCGGCCGGGATCAACTTCATCGACACCGCCGACGTCTATTCGGACTTCGAGTCCGAGGAGATGCTGGGCAAGATCGTCGCCGGGCGGCGCGACGAGCTGGTCATCGCGACCAAGGCCGGCTGGCGCACCGGCCAGCCGCTCAACCGCTCGGGCCTATCCGCCGCGCATCTCCACTGGTCGATCGACCACAGCCTCAAGCGGCTCGGTACCGACCATGTCGACGTCTATATCGCGCATCGCGACGACCGGAACACGCCGCTGGAGGAGACGCTGCAGGCGCTCGACGCGATCGTCCGCGCGGGCAAGGCGCGCTATCTCGGCGTGTCCAACTGGCCGGCATGGAAGGTCGCGGCGGCAATCGAGCTGCAGCGCGCCAATGGCTGGGCACCCTTCACCCATGCCCAGATGCTCTATTCGCTGATGCACCGCGATATCGAGCAGGAATTCCTGCCGATGGCGCGCCGCTACGGCCTGGGCATCACGCCATGGAGCCCGCTCGGCGGCGGCTTCCTGACCGGCAAGTACACGCGCGACAATGCGGGCGGCGCCGACGACCGGCTCGCCAGCCATGACGACATCCCGCTCGACAGGGAGATGGGTTACAAGCTGATCGACACGATGCGCGGCATCGCCGACGGGCATGGCGTCAGCATCGCGCAGATCGCGCTCGCCTGGCTGCTCTCCAAGGATCAGGTGTCGAGCATCCTGCTCGGCGCGACCAAGCTGCACCAGCTCGACGACAATCTCGCCGCGGTGAATGTGAAGCTTAGCGACGACGAGATCGCCGCGATGGAAGAGATCAGCGCCCAGCGCCGCGCCTATCCCGGCTTCTTCATCGACCGCATCGACCAGCCGATCGCGCACGCGCTCGGCGCCCGGCCCGGCGCCCCCTATTCCCCTGCAAAAGCCTGA
- the hslV gene encoding ATP-dependent protease subunit HslV, translating to MSDNMTWHGTTILSVRRNGRVVIAGDGQVSQGSTVMKPNARKVRPLGDGKVIAGFAGATADAFTLFERLEGKLERHQGQLMRAAVELAKDWRTDKYLRNLEAMLIVADKDTTLIITGNGDVLEPEAGVAAIGSGGNFALAAARALVEYEQDAETICRKAMKIAGDLCVYTNDRLTVEALDTAA from the coding sequence ATGAGCGACAACATGACGTGGCACGGCACGACAATCCTTTCCGTGCGCCGCAACGGCCGGGTGGTCATCGCCGGAGACGGCCAGGTGAGCCAGGGCAGCACGGTGATGAAGCCCAATGCGCGGAAGGTCCGCCCCCTCGGCGACGGCAAGGTCATCGCCGGTTTCGCGGGCGCCACCGCCGACGCCTTCACCCTGTTCGAACGGCTTGAAGGCAAGCTCGAACGGCACCAGGGCCAGCTGATGCGTGCCGCGGTCGAACTCGCCAAGGACTGGCGGACCGACAAGTATCTCCGCAACCTCGAGGCGATGCTGATCGTCGCCGACAAGGACACGACGCTGATCATCACGGGCAACGGCGACGTACTCGAACCGGAGGCCGGGGTGGCGGCGATTGGATCAGGGGGGAATTTTGCGCTGGCTGCGGCGCGGGCGCTGGTGGAGTATGAGCAGGATGCCGAGACGATCTGCCGCAAGGCGATGAAGATCGCTGGCGACCTGTGCGTCTACACCAACGACCGGCTGACCGTCGAAGCGCTCGACACGGCCGCGTAA
- a CDS encoding Yip1 family protein codes for MDAEPATVGGLMTSWVVPLAAIGPVAGLIGGLVFGYGGMFGITIRPSVTMAVTGAVISYLLALLCAWLFSKIIDALAPSFGGQKNPVQAMKVAAYSGTAAYLAGIFQIIPALGILGLLGLYSLYLLYLGLPRLMKAPADKAMGYTIVTVVVAIVLFFVVSVVTGALTSLVAPRAITSATMSGEVSVPGVGKVDLSKLEEASKKMEAAAERAQTATPVDRQALAALLPASAGGWTRTALESATASAGGMGGSQAEARYEANGQSVRLKVADLAAAGAFAAMASAFKVETSREDDQGYEKSGLIDGRYTMEKWNKSGSGSYGVLLKDRFLVEAEGNVPDIGTLKALVGAVDAGKLEALAN; via the coding sequence ATCGATGCCGAGCCGGCGACCGTCGGCGGGCTGATGACCAGCTGGGTCGTCCCGCTCGCCGCGATCGGGCCGGTCGCCGGGCTGATCGGCGGGCTGGTGTTCGGCTATGGCGGGATGTTCGGCATCACCATCCGGCCGAGCGTGACCATGGCGGTGACCGGGGCGGTGATCAGCTATTTGCTTGCGCTGCTCTGCGCGTGGCTGTTCTCCAAGATCATCGATGCGCTGGCGCCCAGCTTCGGCGGGCAGAAGAACCCGGTGCAGGCGATGAAGGTGGCTGCGTACAGCGGCACCGCCGCCTATCTGGCCGGCATCTTCCAGATCATCCCTGCACTGGGCATTCTCGGCCTCTTGGGTCTCTACAGCCTCTATCTCCTCTATCTGGGCCTGCCGCGGCTGATGAAGGCGCCGGCGGACAAGGCGATGGGCTATACGATCGTGACGGTCGTCGTCGCGATCGTGCTGTTCTTCGTCGTCAGCGTCGTGACGGGAGCGCTGACCAGCCTGGTGGCGCCGCGGGCGATCACCTCGGCCACCATGAGCGGCGAAGTGAGCGTGCCCGGCGTCGGCAAGGTCGACCTGAGCAAGCTCGAGGAAGCCTCCAAGAAAATGGAGGCCGCCGCCGAGCGCGCGCAGACCGCGACCCCGGTCGATCGACAGGCGCTCGCGGCGCTGCTTCCGGCATCGGCGGGCGGATGGACGCGCACCGCGCTCGAAAGCGCGACCGCCAGCGCGGGTGGCATGGGCGGATCGCAGGCCGAGGCGCGGTACGAAGCCAATGGCCAGAGCGTGCGGCTGAAGGTCGCCGACCTCGCCGCGGCGGGTGCGTTCGCCGCGATGGCCAGCGCGTTCAAGGTCGAGACCAGCCGCGAGGACGATCAGGGTTACGAGAAGTCGGGCCTGATCGACGGCCGCTACACGATGGAGAAATGGAACAAGAGCGGAAGCGGCAGCTATGGCGTGCTGCTGAAGGACCGGTTCCTGGTCGAGGCGGAAGGCAATGTCCCCGATATCGGCACGTTGAAGGCGCTGGTCGGCGCGGTCGATGCGGGCAAGCTGGAAGCGCTCGCCAATTGA
- a CDS encoding holin family protein, translating into MSIIESIIGPIAGLIDKIIPDPKARDAAKLELLKLEGTQEMESVRTQLSAIVAEAQSTDPWTSRARPSFLYVMYALLLWAIPMGLIAAVQPEMAKGIATGMNAYLAGIPEPLYALFGTGYLGYTAARQWGKIRGVEK; encoded by the coding sequence ATGAGCATCATCGAAAGCATCATCGGCCCGATCGCGGGCCTGATCGACAAGATCATCCCCGACCCCAAGGCGCGCGACGCGGCCAAGCTCGAGTTGCTCAAGCTCGAGGGGACACAGGAAATGGAATCGGTCCGCACCCAGCTGTCGGCGATCGTCGCCGAGGCGCAGTCGACCGATCCCTGGACCAGCCGCGCGCGGCCGAGCTTCCTCTACGTCATGTACGCGCTGCTGCTCTGGGCGATCCCGATGGGCCTGATCGCCGCTGTCCAGCCGGAAATGGCCAAAGGGATCGCGACCGGCATGAACGCCTATCTCGCCGGCATTCCCGAGCCGCTCTATGCGCTCTTCGGCACCGGCTATCTCGGCTACACCGCCGCACGGCAATGGGGGAAGATCAGGGGCGTCGAAAAGTGA
- a CDS encoding glycoside hydrolase family 108 protein produces the protein MTIDQLIEEVIAREGGYSNHPADRGGPTRWGITQAVARQHGFTGDMRAFPHEEAVAIYRRLYWLRPRFADVANHAPALAAELFDTGINMGPAVAARFLQRALNALNRNGRDYADMAVDGAIGPATLAALTAFLDHRGTAGELVLIKAVEALQGERYLDLAERRPANEAFLYGWLANRIGS, from the coding sequence ATGACCATCGACCAATTGATCGAGGAGGTGATCGCCCGGGAGGGCGGCTATTCCAACCACCCCGCCGACCGTGGCGGGCCGACCCGCTGGGGCATCACCCAGGCGGTCGCGCGCCAGCACGGCTTCACCGGCGACATGCGCGCCTTCCCGCACGAAGAAGCAGTCGCGATCTATCGGCGTCTCTACTGGCTCCGCCCGCGTTTCGCGGACGTCGCGAACCATGCGCCCGCGCTCGCCGCCGAGCTGTTCGACACGGGAATCAACATGGGCCCTGCCGTCGCCGCACGCTTTCTCCAGCGCGCCCTCAATGCGCTCAACCGCAATGGCAGGGACTATGCCGACATGGCGGTCGATGGCGCGATCGGCCCTGCCACGCTCGCTGCGCTCACCGCCTTTCTCGACCATCGCGGCACCGCCGGCGAGCTCGTGCTGATCAAGGCGGTCGAGGCGCTGCAAGGCGAACGCTATCTCGACCTCGCCGAGCGCCGCCCTGCGAACGAGGCCTTTCTCTATGGCTGGCTGGCAAACCGCATTGGTTCCTGA
- a CDS encoding TlyA family RNA methyltransferase — protein MAKTRPDQLLVERGLAESRTRAQALILAGLVFSGDKRIDKPGQPIAPDAPLDVKGRDHPWVSRGGVKLAHGLDHFGIDPTGMVAIDVGSSTGGFTDVLLTRGATRVYAVDSGTNQLAWKLRQDERVVVHEQTSARVLTPGHVPEPIDIVVCDASFIGLAKVLERPFAFVREGAWVVALIKPQFEAGRDEVGKGGVVRDPAVHERVCAEVVAWLEKAGWTVAGVTPSPITGPEGNIEFLVAARAGKAGAFAEPPQNGTGGDYVTKQ, from the coding sequence ATGGCAAAGACACGACCCGACCAGTTGCTCGTCGAACGCGGGCTGGCCGAAAGCCGCACGCGTGCGCAGGCGCTGATCCTGGCGGGGCTGGTCTTCAGCGGCGACAAGCGCATCGACAAGCCCGGCCAGCCGATCGCGCCCGACGCACCGCTGGATGTGAAGGGGCGCGACCATCCCTGGGTCTCGCGCGGCGGGGTCAAGCTGGCGCATGGCCTCGACCATTTCGGGATCGATCCCACGGGCATGGTGGCGATCGATGTCGGATCATCGACCGGCGGCTTTACCGACGTGCTGCTGACGCGTGGGGCGACGCGCGTCTATGCGGTGGATAGCGGAACCAATCAGCTTGCCTGGAAGCTGCGGCAGGACGAGCGCGTCGTGGTGCACGAGCAGACCAGCGCGCGGGTGCTGACGCCCGGGCATGTTCCCGAGCCGATCGATATCGTGGTGTGCGATGCGAGTTTCATCGGCCTCGCCAAGGTGCTCGAACGGCCTTTCGCCTTCGTGCGCGAGGGCGCCTGGGTGGTAGCGCTGATCAAGCCGCAATTCGAGGCGGGGCGCGACGAAGTGGGCAAGGGCGGCGTGGTCCGCGATCCCGCGGTGCACGAGCGGGTGTGCGCCGAGGTGGTGGCGTGGCTGGAGAAGGCTGGCTGGACAGTCGCGGGCGTGACGCCCAGTCCGATCACGGGTCCCGAGGGGAATATCGAGTTTCTGGTCGCGGCTCGGGCAGGAAAGGCGGGAGCGTTCGCGGAGCCCCCGCAAAACGGCACAGGCGGCGATTATGTGACGAAACAATGA
- a CDS encoding ATP-binding protein — translation MTARIDMGLDSGGNPVAVDLEELLATRLLVQGNSGSGKSHLLRRLLEGSAGYVQQVVIDPEGDFVSLADAFGHIAVDAAEYSLTELGRVAMRVREHRASVVLNLEGLEIDGQMRAAAAFLAALFDAPREHWYPVLTVVDEAQLFAPAAAGEVSEEARRTSLAAMTNLMCRGRKRGLAGVIATQRLAKLAKNVAAEASNFLMGRTFLDIDMARAADLLGMERRQADTIRDLARGEFLALGPAITRRPISVKIGEVKTGSKAVSPKLMPLPTAATEDMRDMLFAPGAEDEVPPPPPPAPVPMSDLMRSIATPAPAPVPDMPVLEEGEQEAVRRAILAEIAGEEGRQPLPAIFQDYTVRCRMRGVEPGMDLAAFRSALALARAGIADAEGWDEALTLAASLPEEMLTPFLGIARAARANEACPSDAQLAALYGTSSLGRAKRMMAHIEEKGLIVMRTDLSGKRTVSLPHLGWTTAPSWPDPAKPPPVGRTAVRAAERARLL, via the coding sequence ATGACTGCCCGCATCGACATGGGACTCGACAGCGGCGGCAACCCGGTTGCCGTCGATCTGGAAGAGCTGCTTGCGACCCGTCTGCTCGTCCAGGGCAATTCGGGCTCGGGAAAGTCGCACTTGCTGCGCCGCCTGCTGGAGGGCAGCGCAGGCTATGTCCAGCAGGTGGTGATCGATCCCGAGGGCGACTTCGTCTCCCTCGCCGACGCCTTCGGCCATATCGCGGTCGATGCCGCCGAATACAGCCTGACCGAGCTTGGCCGCGTCGCGATGCGCGTGCGCGAGCATCGCGCGTCGGTCGTCCTCAATCTCGAAGGGCTCGAGATCGACGGCCAGATGCGCGCCGCCGCCGCCTTCCTCGCCGCCCTGTTCGATGCCCCGCGCGAGCATTGGTACCCGGTCCTGACCGTGGTCGATGAGGCGCAGCTCTTCGCCCCCGCCGCTGCCGGGGAAGTCTCGGAGGAAGCCCGCCGCACCTCGCTCGCCGCGATGACCAACCTCATGTGCCGCGGCCGCAAGCGCGGCCTTGCCGGGGTCATCGCCACCCAGCGCCTCGCCAAGCTCGCCAAGAACGTCGCGGCCGAGGCATCGAACTTCCTGATGGGCCGCACCTTCCTCGACATCGACATGGCCCGCGCCGCCGACCTGCTCGGCATGGAGCGCCGTCAGGCCGACACGATCCGCGATCTCGCGCGCGGCGAGTTCCTCGCGCTCGGCCCCGCCATCACCCGCCGGCCGATCTCGGTGAAGATCGGCGAGGTCAAGACCGGCTCCAAGGCGGTCAGCCCCAAGCTGATGCCGCTCCCCACCGCCGCAACCGAGGATATGCGCGACATGCTGTTCGCGCCGGGCGCAGAGGACGAAGTCCCTCCTCCCCCGCCGCCCGCGCCGGTTCCGATGTCCGATCTGATGCGCAGCATCGCGACCCCTGCCCCCGCACCGGTCCCCGACATGCCGGTGCTCGAGGAAGGCGAGCAGGAAGCGGTCCGGCGCGCGATCCTCGCCGAAATCGCCGGGGAGGAAGGCCGCCAGCCGCTCCCGGCCATCTTCCAGGATTACACCGTCCGATGCCGCATGCGCGGCGTCGAGCCGGGCATGGACCTTGCCGCGTTCCGCTCGGCGCTCGCCCTCGCCCGTGCCGGCATCGCCGATGCCGAGGGGTGGGACGAAGCCCTCACCCTCGCCGCCTCGCTGCCCGAGGAGATGTTGACGCCCTTCCTCGGCATCGCTCGCGCCGCCCGCGCGAACGAAGCCTGCCCGTCCGACGCGCAGCTCGCCGCGCTCTACGGCACCAGCTCGCTCGGCCGCGCCAAGCGTATGATGGCGCATATCGAGGAAAAGGGCCTGATCGTCATGCGCACCGATCTCTCGGGCAAGCGCACCGTCAGCCTGCCGCATCTGGGCTGGACGACTGCACCGTCATGGCCCGACCCCGCCAAGCCGCCGCCGGTGGGACGAACGGCGGTTCGCGCGGCCGAACGGGCGCGGCTGCTTTAA
- a CDS encoding dienelactone hydrolase family protein: MTLSHLLPVAAIIALALPAAAQEVKVEEVTFLSRDGKTQVKGYLFKPADARGKHPAIVMLHGRGGAYSSLARGKYDASTLSSRHKAWGELLARNGYTALMVDDFGAVGFPAGFAAGTYKDRPAAVDEVDFRPLHAYGALRFLQSRADVIPNRVALLGWSNGASATLAAMADDKPGDMRRIGFAAGIALYPGCGLKKRFEKDGYKPYHPVRVFMGTADEEVSPKLCQAFVDRSKAKGNDIDLRMFEGATHSYDTPTKSRQSVEANATARAATEAEVLAFFASKLKN; the protein is encoded by the coding sequence ATGACCCTGAGCCACCTGCTGCCCGTCGCGGCGATCATCGCCCTCGCTCTCCCCGCCGCCGCACAGGAGGTGAAGGTCGAGGAGGTGACGTTCCTCAGCCGCGACGGCAAGACGCAGGTGAAGGGCTATCTGTTCAAGCCCGCCGATGCTCGGGGCAAGCACCCTGCGATCGTGATGCTCCACGGCCGCGGCGGCGCCTATTCCTCGCTCGCCAGGGGCAAGTACGACGCCTCCACCCTGTCCAGCCGCCACAAGGCGTGGGGCGAGCTGCTGGCGCGGAACGGCTATACCGCGCTGATGGTCGATGATTTCGGCGCGGTCGGCTTTCCTGCCGGATTCGCGGCCGGCACCTACAAGGACCGGCCTGCCGCGGTGGACGAGGTCGATTTCCGCCCGCTCCATGCCTATGGCGCGCTCCGGTTCCTCCAGTCGCGCGCGGACGTGATCCCCAACCGCGTCGCGCTGCTCGGCTGGTCCAACGGCGCCAGCGCCACGCTCGCCGCCATGGCCGACGACAAGCCCGGCGACATGCGCAGGATCGGCTTTGCGGCCGGGATCGCGCTCTACCCCGGTTGCGGCCTCAAGAAGCGATTCGAGAAGGACGGCTACAAGCCCTATCACCCCGTCCGCGTGTTCATGGGCACGGCCGATGAAGAGGTTTCGCCCAAGCTCTGCCAGGCCTTTGTCGATCGCAGCAAGGCCAAGGGCAACGACATCGACCTGCGCATGTTCGAGGGCGCGACCCACAGCTACGACACCCCGACCAAGTCACGCCAGTCGGTCGAGGCCAACGCGACGGCCAGGGCCGCAACCGAAGCCGAGGTGCTGGCGTTCTTCGCGAGCAAGCTCAAGAACTGA